The nucleotide sequence TACAATGGATACTTTTTGACCTAGATCACAAAGTATGCCTATGGGggtctttaaaaacataaatccatgaGAAGTGTCTGACAAACAGGAGAGCaacattaatatttaaattatgattgtgcaaaaaaaattcaaaaataaaatttaaactgCCTTCAATAAacacactaaaaagtaaaaaataatttaatttattacagaatatattaggtatgtatacaagagttaatttAGTTCTATATTAACATTTTGTGGAGCGGAGAAGTGAatggacccttataggataagggttccttttttctgtGGAGATACAAaccctaaatatataaaacccTTAACTAACCTGGTCTAGTATTTTGTGGCATAGGCGGCAACACTCTCACACTGGGGGGTAAAGTGCGCACGGAGGAGCTGACCACCAGGTTACCAGCACCGCTGACCAACCCACCAACGTTCAACAACTGTGGCCCATTGCCAGAAGTATTTGTAATACTGCTAGGCACTGTGTTACTTGCAGTGGACACCTGATAAtgatagtaatttaataataatttaaatactgtGGTCTACCACAACCACATGACCACAATAATTATACATGTGATGATTTGATCTATTGATAATTGAAAATGATGTGAGCagctatttatattatgttgttaaatcacaaaataagctacaaagcacaggtctcctctcaaaatgagaaaggtttaaggCTTAAACCCATAGAGTGAGTCATAGGAGAGGCATAGTCTTGCTTCACTCTTTAAGCAATAGTCTGCTatgctggtcaagtgtggattggtagacatTTGAGACGCGTATGCAGGTtttttcacaatattttttttaacaatttatagCAAGTAATATTCAAATACTTAAAATGTTCAGAACCAAAAAAGTTAGAGATACAtgcccaggattgaacccctgacctttgacctcctgaataggaggccaatgtcttaaccactagaatAACACTGCGCTATAATGCTATACCTGATGGTGATGATCATAAACTTAAATTAagaatgattatttattattaccctAAACCTAAGTTGGCTCCTTTATCCTTAACTGGTTGCAGAACTCAGATATTTTGTAAAAACAccatcaatttttaacccccgacccaaaaagaggggtgttataagtttaacgtgtgtatctgtgtatctgtctgtggcatcgtagcgcctaaacgaatgaacccattttaatttacttttttttgtttgaaaggtggcttgatcgagagtgttcttagctataatccaaaaaaattggttcagccgtttaaaagttatcagctcttttctagttttcttgtagaaaagaaggttagataacccttaggttcataatattcaagtgtcaattgacaaatgtcaagctgtcaagatggacgttgcctacatatacataattatttatttgaaaatgatgttttgggaaactcggatactttggatcgtaggagcggaatagtcaaagaaaatcggttcagccgtttgaaagttatcaactcttttctagttactgtaaccttcactggtcgggggtgttgaaattttttaatttacacttgtgtttataGCATAACAAAAAACTctgtcaagtgcaagtcagaatTTCATACAAAGGTTCCGCACCACTCTACAAGAAATCTCTAACtaatttagtaaaaatttgCAAGTTAAAGATGGACAGCACCATCTAgatgtaatttagtaaactaaATTAAGTTGGGGACAcaaacctttaatttttttaagcgCAAACTTTAATTGTAAGCGCAAACTCAtgggtttttggattttttcctttacttgtgctataagagcaaCGCACGGaaccttaaattttttttaaataaaattctggGTTAAAATACCTGTGCAGATAGCTGTGTTCCTTGGCTTATTATTTGAGTGCCAGGGCTTAAGAGTTGACCACTGGAGATCAATTGAGATGGTGATATAATTTGTGAGTTTTGTCCAATTAGCTGGGAACCTTGGCTCACAATTTGTGTGCCTTGCAATATTGGTGAGCCGCTTACAATCATATTTTGTGGCTGAAATAGTAAGAACGTGTTACATCTCTAGGTCTAGAGGCTGAAGAGATTTTACATGTAGGTATTTCAGAATtcacatacaagtgtaaatgtTATGAGAGGACTTAATTAAATCTATTTAATTATAAAGAATTAAAGAAGActatattgataaaaatatattaatataagtaactataatggaagaaatgtaaaaaaaggttaaatatttaaataataaatatgtaacaGGTTTCAAGggcaatttttattatgtaattgtGGATACCTGTTTATATACTTTTATTTgtcaataaaagtaaataaaagctAATTTATTAAGTAAAGGTTAAATGATCTGAGTGAAGCTGGGTTAGTCAGCTAGTCAGTACATAAGAagtaaaattaactaaaatacataaattattgtATCAAATACAAGTCTcatcatattatgtatacatatataAGCATTCctaaatttatttaagtaaaaagtTATTAGCCCAAAAATGAAAACACCAATGAAAACTCAACCTTTTAACTTATTGTACTCATATCAAATTCATGGACCAACAACATAAACACAATCTAAGACATTTTAAACCTTAGCACAACATTAAGAtgttaacaaaataaacataaaaacattatcaacaaattcataaaatattccTATTCACCAACATTGTTTTGCATAATTAATGTAATATCCTGCTAATTAAATGATAGAAACACAAAATATGTTATAAAGCGTTAATAGCGTACCTGTGTAGCGACGCCAGGCGACATGATTTGTGCAGCTGTACGCATTAATCCCATAGACCCAGTCCCGCCATGGCTGATTATTTGACTGGTACTGGTAGTCTTCGGCTGCCCAGGTATCAAATGAGCCATCTTCACTTCAGTATTCGACATTGTTTTCActatagttattttttgtggcGCTAAGTCGATTGGATACATTTTTCCAGTTGTAATTGACCGATCATTTTCCAAATTATTGCTCATTTTTGTATAGTATAGTAGCTCTCAATGTGTGCGCATTATGTGTTAATTAAAAACAgtcagtttaattttaaaagggAATCAAATGGAGTTAATGCGTGTTTTTCTTGAAATCTACGAATTTACAATACAACATAGAAATTCGAACTTTCCTTTGGTGCTTTGAAATTTGACATCATTTGACACTTGACAGTGTTTTTTTTCTCAAttggctttacggctctgggccTATAGCCTTTTTAGGCCTACTTTAAAGCCATGAatctaaaacattttattttaaaccagCAGCcaggcgattcagaacactcaattcgagtgttctgaatcagCCGGCTGGACTGCTTACTCAtaatacaaacataatatagtTAGCAAAACTTACTTATCGCTATCACACTAATTCGACTGCCGAGCGAAAGCAAGAGATCGGAGTCAGACCTTTGATTCAGACCCACTGCGGGTCCGATCTCTTGCTCTCGCAAGCACTGGCAAGCGTGTGCAAGCGTGTGAACGGGTCTCTGTCGTCTTTGCGTAATAAATGCTTACCAACACTTGTCATTCTTTGTCGCAAGCACAGACCCCACAGACCATGGTCGCAAATGTGCGGAGGTgccattacaataatattttatgaaaataatataataataatattttatggcaGCACCACATGCTGGCGACAAACAGCAAAAAATAAGCAGTGGTTTTTTAAGAATGATAGAGCCGATAGAAAACAGTTCTAGCTTTTCAAAGTGCCGAAGACTTTAATAAGTGTCCGTGTCAATGGTTTTTAGAAAGAATTTAGGAATTTAGCAACACTGTTTGTTTATAGCAAATGTTTTAGATAATCTATGGTTTATGGTCTGTGTCAAAGAGTATGTTCATCATCACTGGAAATTGCTACATTTTGTCTGTGATAACCATCTATTACTTAATCTGTGATAACTATGGCGGATTACGTAGGTGATGAtcatttttgtaaagaaaatataCAAACATTTAATAATGAAAGACGGAGTAGTAAGCAATGGGTGAAACTAAATGTCGGTGGAACATATTTTCTAACTACTAAAACTACTTTATCTAGGGACCCAAATTCGTTTCTTTATCGATTAGTACAAGAGGATAGTGACTTAATTTCGGATAGGGTAAGTGCATCAGTTATTCACTGTATCCCTATTTTGGAATCATTGTAAGCCTTGTATAAACATAACAATTCATTGTTTTTCAGGATGAGACAGGTGCTTATTTAATAGATAGAGATCCTACATACTTCTCGCCAGTGCTCAATTATCTTCGTCATGGAAAGCTCGTTATAAATAACGATATTGCGGAGGAAGGCGTGCTAGAAGAAGCAGAATTTTACAATATAACAGAGCTTATAAGACTAGTGAAAGAAAGAATTTGTTTGAGGGAGAGAAGGCCTCTCAAAGACTCAAAAAAGCATGTGTACAGAGTTTTACAGTTTCACGAGGAAGAACTTACGCAAATGGTATCGACGATGTCTGACGGATGGAAGTTCGAACAATTGATCAACATTGGATCTCAGTACAACTATGGCAATGAGGAACATGCAGAATTCCTTTGTGTGGTCAGCCGTGAATGTGGGAGTTCCCTTAACAGCAATGACATAGAGCCCACAGACCGTGCGAAGGTATTGCAGCAAAAAGGTTCAAGAATGTGAATATACCTCAATGCGATACATAATGTTACTAAGACTTTTGTGTGCAGATTTTGTATATATAATTATGATAGTGTGAAGTTTGTTTATTCAGTTCCATGATTTCATGTTATGTGTGATTTTTAGCCACGTTTTAAAATGTAGTATGACAGTACTAAAGGGTTGCCAATTGAATAGTAAACATGTTTAAATTGTTAACTAAGACTATAGATGTGTTGGTAATATGCAAGTAAAAAGTTAATCATTATAGTTCATATATGGATTGTCATAGCCACGATGTAAGTTGCATGGCTTTTCAGATAAGACAATCTTTAGGTGCCTTCAAGAAGTCAGACAAGATTGGTAACCTTAGCTAGCTGTTAGGTCTGCTGATAAGcatgatattttaaattatttaaatacctgAAATAAATCTATTAATACTCAGGTTTAAATAGAAAAATGCTagttttcattttcattgaGTGTTTGAGGTAACATAATAATAGGATACTAGTACTTGTGTGATAGTCAAAAGAACATTTTCTAATATTctaagcattttatttttagataaagtAATGAGACAAAagtgtattaattaaaatttagataTTAAAATGATTGCAAATAATgtattctaatttaatttttgttctgGTTTGCTaaatttgttttgattttttttaaattactaatatgtatttaaatttttaaaattgtttaaaattttatcaataatattagtaatggttattaaaacaaataagttTGTTGATACCTTTATTTCACTGATAAGTAAAGAATTGACTGAAAACAATGATTTATTTGACACGCTTTTACTTAAAATAGTTAATTTCTAAGTTAATAATTtcataactacataatatataaatctGTAAcacaatgtttttaaaaaaataaagattagtGCTATTTAAAACTTATGTtattaaattacacaatttattataaaatattgcatTCAACTGCATTAAATACAAGTTAACATGGAGTATCTAGATACTCTTCTGTATAGTTTAGATTAATATATcaaaatacagattttttcacTCACACATGTAAGGCAATGgggttttattattaatattaagaattattctacttttaatataattaacataCTCAATTATTACATCCTTAGCACCAATCAGCCATGTATGTGAAGTCTGTAAAGAGTTTATGGTCAGCATTGCTGAGAGGACGAGGCTCTTTAGGTGGAGTCAATACTGCTGCTTCTGAAGTGAATTCACTGTCAAAGTTACTAACATCTTCCAGGTTATTTATTGTTGGCACAAATGGTGGCTTAACTTTACGAAGTAGTAGTTGCTCCCAGTCAACATTGCGGAAGAATGCTTGTTTTTTCACATCTTCTGCATCTCTCTCTGAGGAGCCTAAACGTCGTTCAGGATTTTTTCTTAGTAAACGACGCATCAGGGCAATAGATTCCAAAGATAAAGTTCTAGGATAGCGAACTTCATCATTCACAATGGAGTCAAACACTTCACCTTCATCTTCACCTGGGAATGGGGACTCTCCCACTAACATTTCGAAAATCAGAACTCCCAGACCCCACCAGTCAACAGCTCTAGTATATGAAGTCTCGGTCAACACTTCTGGAGCGAGGAACTCTGGAGTGCCACAAAAAGTGCCAGTACGGTCTCCCCAAGCCATGCCTTCTTTGCAAAGACCGAAATCAGCAATTTTTACATATCCCTCAGTATCGAGAAGGAgattatctagttttaaatctctataaattatattattttcatgtaaatactgtaaacctaaaactacacaAGCTGCATAAAAAACTGCCCTGGGTTCCGTGAACACGTCTGCATGAATATGCATCATTAGATCACCTCCAGCTGCATACTCCATCACAAAACATACATGTTGGTCAGTTTGAAAACATGCAAAGAGATTCACTAAAAATGGGTGTCTTATTGCATTAGCTACCTCAAAAATACGCTTTTCGGACAGCAAGGAATCCACTTCATCTCTGGCAATTATATCacctttttttaaagctttaatCGCAAAATACTCATTAGTAGGTTTATACTGGGCTAATATCACTTTTCCAAAATGGCCTCTTCCTAAAACACTCAATAATCTAAAGCTGTTCATGGACATGTCACCCGATTGCCTTCTGGAATCCATCTCTTTGCCCAATGTTTCTATGACTGATGAAGAACGCGAGGAGGAAATACGCATATTACTTGTGACATCTATTATTTGATCTTCATTGCTTGGAAATTCGAGAACTAATTTTGGTGATGGAGATGGAGGATATTCAACAAGGGGAGTGTTACATGATGAAGTCTGTGGTTCTTTTGAGCTGTATGTATCTCTGGTATAAGAATCTTCCAAGAAAGCAAACGCTTCTTGTAACTCTTTTTCCATTCTGAGGGTGGATACATTTGGAGGTGGGTGTAAAGGCAATGTTGGTTTTGGTGGTGGAGTAACAGGTGTTTGTGGAGTAGTGGGAGTAGTCGGCAGACCCAGCGGTCGCACTGCAGCCATTCCGACAAGAGTAGCATGAGGATTTTCAATATCTTTGTTATCAATACTGGGTTCAAAAGCATGTTGGTGTGATGGAATATGGGTTATGTTCTGTATAGAGGGTGAAGACCCCTTCAAGAGTCTGCCGATCACCACAGCAGGGATCCGCATGTCGTGTCTCGGTATATTCTTGCCTTGCTGTTTGAAGATTTTTCTCTGCCTTTGTAGTTTAGGCTTCCTTGATATAATcggatttaaaaatttaatttcagcAAATAAAAGTCCCTGTGGCTCGAGTTCCAGTGCCATGCCATGTCTGATGTCATCGATAAATTCTTCCAAACGTAAAAACTTTACAGCACATAGCCCGCGCCAATCCTTCCAATGAATGCCAATTTCAAGTTCTCTAGATTTGTCCAACTTTATAGTGAATCTGAAACAATATTACAAGCAATCATTTAGTAGGACATGAGTTTGTAGTGAGTAGGTACAAGTGGATTGTAGTAATAATAGCATTGAATAACATAAATAGCACATAATTTTAAGTGCAGATTTAACTCTAGTACATAAGTAtgcactataataatatgaaatttaTTGAAGCTTATATCATACtgcattgatttattattatcatattatttgtCCTGTATCT is from Maniola jurtina chromosome 14, ilManJurt1.1, whole genome shotgun sequence and encodes:
- the LOC123872161 gene encoding BTB/POZ domain-containing protein KCTD5 yields the protein MADYVGDDHFCKENIQTFNNERRSSKQWVKLNVGGTYFLTTKTTLSRDPNSFLYRLVQEDSDLISDRDETGAYLIDRDPTYFSPVLNYLRHGKLVINNDIAEEGVLEEAEFYNITELIRLVKERICLRERRPLKDSKKHVYRVLQFHEEELTQMVSTMSDGWKFEQLINIGSQYNYGNEEHAEFLCVVSRECGSSLNSNDIEPTDRAKVLQQKGSRM
- the LOC123872159 gene encoding serine/threonine-protein kinase N — its product is MADPGYYHSDYIRHPVLYELGVKYGIKTECIPEIALPSKLEELKDVIRREIRKELKIKEGAEKLREVATDRRSLSDVANIVKQANQKLNVLKSDLQELESQLLLSRGQSNPTSPEDLSYDEEIILASEAAQQQRQLGEGTTDRKLASLEKQLNIELKVKQGAENMIQSISSSNQSRDKKLLAEAHQMLADSKDKIEYLKLRISKLSKQQKGDSAGANGDGRSTDISGVEPLLDERIAELRNRLRIEAAVVEGSKNAIRLLQSDKKITDKKALQEAQTSLLESTQKLDLLRRSLDMRRQELPAESPAYIELGHELRSTGSSPGYVSLSGASGTRSQFMSPAPMISPCVQVTGTLEVRLMGCQDLLDDVPGRSRRDPLASPSDLKSFVKGVTIRNSIKYTYSIKEDTSNEIMAVMKLDNHTVAQTSWRPCSQQAWDQRFTIKLDKSRELEIGIHWKDWRGLCAVKFLRLEEFIDDIRHGMALELEPQGLLFAEIKFLNPIISRKPKLQRQRKIFKQQGKNIPRHDMRIPAVVIGRLLKGSSPSIQNITHIPSHQHAFEPSIDNKDIENPHATLVGMAAVRPLGLPTTPTTPQTPVTPPPKPTLPLHPPPNVSTLRMEKELQEAFAFLEDSYTRDTYSSKEPQTSSCNTPLVEYPPSPSPKLVLEFPSNEDQIIDVTSNMRISSSRSSSVIETLGKEMDSRRQSGDMSMNSFRLLSVLGRGHFGKVILAQYKPTNEYFAIKALKKGDIIARDEVDSLLSEKRIFEVANAIRHPFLVNLFACFQTDQHVCFVMEYAAGGDLMMHIHADVFTEPRAVFYAACVVLGLQYLHENNIIYRDLKLDNLLLDTEGYVKIADFGLCKEGMAWGDRTGTFCGTPEFLAPEVLTETSYTRAVDWWGLGVLIFEMLVGESPFPGEDEGEVFDSIVNDEVRYPRTLSLESIALMRRLLRKNPERRLGSSERDAEDVKKQAFFRNVDWEQLLLRKVKPPFVPTINNLEDVSNFDSEFTSEAAVLTPPKEPRPLSNADHKLFTDFTYMADWC